Proteins co-encoded in one Deinococcus arcticus genomic window:
- a CDS encoding group III truncated hemoglobin, producing the protein MTGEGEAKVGLLTTTARPDWPGTEPATPAALPGARALLLPHDGLPVADVQGQPARWAALNLVGGALRRGVPVLGWGTGAALLGRALGAAVTAADPDWSAAPRGAQVLAWAGSVPLHWTLDRAVAWAEPELSPAVRAAFLAALPRWTSRTPGSPLEEVGGEAAVRAVVAEFYARAQADPLLGPVFAAHVHDWPAHLGRVTAFWVTVLGGPSEGGPASTGPPWRGNLNVAHAGLGVRGEHLTRWLGLWTATAHDLLPEPAAEVMAARAQAMGARLGPRPGSRGTSGRPAP; encoded by the coding sequence ATGACCGGGGAGGGCGAGGCGAAGGTGGGGCTGCTGACGACCACTGCCCGGCCGGACTGGCCTGGAACGGAGCCGGCCACGCCAGCTGCCTTGCCCGGCGCCCGCGCCCTGCTGCTGCCCCACGACGGCCTGCCCGTGGCCGATGTGCAGGGCCAGCCCGCGCGCTGGGCGGCCCTGAATCTGGTGGGCGGGGCCCTGCGGCGGGGCGTGCCTGTGCTGGGATGGGGCACGGGGGCTGCGCTGCTGGGCCGGGCGCTGGGCGCGGCAGTGACGGCCGCCGACCCCGACTGGTCGGCCGCGCCACGCGGGGCACAGGTGCTGGCCTGGGCTGGCTCCGTGCCGCTGCACTGGACCCTGGACCGCGCGGTGGCCTGGGCCGAACCTGAACTGTCCCCGGCGGTGCGCGCCGCCTTTCTGGCTGCCCTGCCCCGCTGGACTTCGCGCACCCCGGGGTCCCCGCTGGAGGAGGTGGGCGGCGAGGCCGCGGTCCGCGCCGTGGTGGCCGAGTTCTATGCGCGGGCGCAGGCGGACCCGCTGCTGGGGCCTGTGTTTGCCGCGCACGTTCACGACTGGCCGGCCCACCTGGGCCGAGTAACAGCCTTCTGGGTGACGGTGCTGGGCGGGCCAAGCGAGGGCGGCCCGGCCTCAACTGGTCCGCCCTGGCGCGGAAACCTGAACGTGGCGCACGCCGGGCTGGGCGTGCGCGGCGAGCACCTGACCCGCTGGCTGGGGCTGTGGACGGCCACGGCACATGACCTCCTGCCCGAGCCTGCCGCCGAAGTTATGGCCGCCCGCGCACAGGCCATGGGCGCCCGGCTGGGCCCACGACCCGGTTCACGGGGAACTTCTGGGCGCCCGGCCCCGTAG
- a CDS encoding c-type cytochrome, with the protein MKNTFAVTMTLLLALTLGGSIAGYRIATTPHHAESHSEGGEKGGESHGEGSHSAAGTETQAAAGEEQSGEGQDIGTRGSEEMPSPQEAATGPAGASGALGNVRDDNDGGTQTGENGAVLESSDLRTGDDPAASTEGTAENPPAQEEAAQTGQPPATRAATAEPQGDNTAGGDLYASKGCAGCHGPQGQGGVGPSMAKVKDWSLEQFTATLREGKTPERVLSAAMPRFTEQQLTDSDIANLFSYVKTLN; encoded by the coding sequence ATGAAGAACACGTTCGCCGTCACCATGACGCTGCTGCTGGCCCTGACGCTGGGCGGCTCTATTGCGGGCTACCGCATTGCAACCACCCCCCACCACGCCGAGAGCCACAGCGAAGGGGGCGAGAAGGGCGGCGAGAGCCACGGCGAGGGCAGCCACAGCGCCGCCGGCACTGAGACCCAGGCCGCAGCGGGTGAGGAGCAGAGCGGTGAAGGCCAGGACATCGGCACGCGGGGCAGCGAGGAGATGCCCAGCCCCCAGGAGGCGGCCACGGGCCCGGCCGGCGCCAGCGGGGCGCTGGGGAACGTGCGGGACGACAACGACGGCGGGACCCAGACCGGCGAGAACGGCGCTGTGCTGGAAAGCAGCGACCTGCGCACTGGCGACGATCCGGCCGCCAGCACCGAGGGCACGGCCGAGAATCCCCCTGCCCAGGAAGAGGCGGCCCAGACCGGCCAGCCCCCCGCCACCCGCGCCGCCACCGCCGAGCCCCAGGGCGACAACACTGCTGGTGGCGACCTGTACGCCAGCAAGGGCTGCGCCGGCTGCCACGGCCCGCAGGGTCAGGGCGGCGTGGGGCCCTCCATGGCCAAGGTGAAGGACTGGAGCCTGGAACAGTTCACCGCCACCCTGCGTGAGGGCAAGACGCCGGAGCGGGTGCTGTCGGCGGCCATGCCCCGCTTTACCGAGCAGCAGCTGACCGATTCGGACATTGCCAACCTGTTCAGCTACGTCAAGACCCTGAACTGA
- the sppA gene encoding signal peptide peptidase SppA: MPNIPFLKKDDALPDGVTRPTWVVLDLSGAYPERQPGNPVQALLNRAETLEALAGRIEKLKGAGWLHGVLVRFGEFTAAPAAAHAIRGLLRELAADKRVVAYVPQLNMVTLMAASGAREVVAPESAEVNLNGFGLESTFLGEFLKKRGIEFENLRIREYKAALTRFSQDHMDDHNREQLQAYLSGLEAAWAADLAEARGVSPEQAAAWLDADLTSAQGAQAAGLIDRVAYEDELIGPASRPFAAVVDWLTPGKQGGKKGRVAVVPLIGTIITGKSRNNPVPLPLLGGPMAGSETVVAALKRAKDDKTTKAIVLYVNSGGGSALASDLIWREVATSEKPVVVVMGEYAASGGYYVAAHAKKIVASPYTLTGSIGVVSGKPILEEFNRRHGLNPERVGRDRALMFSAARRYSDEEREHMQKGILEVYDRFTGRVAEGRGLTRERVNELGRGRIWSGHDALERGLVDELGDLRTGLARARELAGLPEDAPAWNVTPKGHGPLPEFAQEAARAAQLSLWPFGAERVLTWFDQDIKVR, from the coding sequence ATGCCCAATATTCCGTTTCTGAAAAAGGACGACGCTTTGCCAGACGGCGTGACCCGCCCCACCTGGGTGGTGCTGGACCTCAGCGGCGCCTACCCCGAGCGTCAGCCGGGCAATCCGGTGCAGGCGCTGCTGAACCGCGCCGAGACGCTCGAAGCCCTGGCCGGCCGCATTGAGAAACTGAAGGGCGCCGGGTGGCTGCACGGCGTGCTGGTGCGCTTTGGCGAGTTCACGGCGGCGCCTGCGGCGGCCCACGCCATCCGGGGCCTGCTGCGTGAGCTGGCGGCAGACAAGCGCGTGGTGGCTTACGTGCCGCAGCTGAACATGGTGACCTTGATGGCCGCCAGCGGCGCCCGCGAAGTGGTAGCGCCGGAATCGGCGGAGGTCAACCTGAACGGCTTTGGCCTGGAAAGCACCTTCCTGGGTGAATTCCTCAAGAAACGCGGCATTGAGTTCGAGAACCTGCGCATTCGCGAATACAAGGCGGCCCTGACCCGCTTTTCGCAGGACCATATGGACGACCACAACCGCGAGCAGCTTCAGGCGTACTTAAGTGGCCTGGAAGCCGCCTGGGCCGCCGACCTGGCCGAGGCGCGCGGCGTGAGCCCCGAGCAGGCAGCCGCGTGGCTGGACGCCGACCTCACCAGTGCCCAGGGCGCCCAGGCGGCCGGCCTGATTGACCGCGTGGCGTACGAGGACGAGCTGATTGGCCCGGCCTCACGCCCTTTTGCCGCGGTGGTGGACTGGCTGACGCCCGGCAAACAGGGGGGCAAGAAGGGCCGGGTGGCCGTGGTGCCCCTGATTGGCACGATCATCACGGGCAAGAGCCGCAACAACCCTGTTCCGCTGCCGCTGCTGGGGGGGCCAATGGCCGGGTCAGAGACGGTGGTGGCCGCCCTGAAGCGGGCCAAGGACGACAAGACCACCAAAGCGATTGTCCTGTATGTCAACAGCGGCGGCGGCAGCGCCCTGGCCAGCGACCTGATCTGGCGCGAGGTGGCCACCAGTGAAAAGCCCGTGGTCGTGGTGATGGGCGAATACGCGGCCAGCGGCGGCTACTACGTGGCCGCGCACGCCAAGAAGATTGTGGCCTCGCCGTACACCCTCACCGGCTCGATTGGCGTGGTGAGCGGCAAACCCATTCTGGAAGAATTTAACCGCCGCCACGGCCTGAACCCCGAGCGCGTGGGCCGCGACCGCGCCCTGATGTTCTCGGCGGCCCGCCGCTACAGCGACGAGGAGCGCGAGCACATGCAAAAGGGCATTCTGGAGGTCTACGACCGCTTTACGGGCCGGGTGGCCGAGGGCCGGGGCCTGACCAGGGAGCGCGTGAACGAGCTGGGCCGCGGCCGCATCTGGAGTGGCCACGACGCCCTGGAGCGCGGTCTGGTAGACGAACTGGGCGACCTGAGAACCGGTCTGGCCCGCGCCCGCGAACTGGCCGGGCTGCCCGAAGATGCCCCCGCCTGGAACGTGACCCCCAAGGGCCACGGCCCCCTGCCGGAATTTGCCCAGGAGGCCGCCCGCGCCGCCCAGCTCAGCTTGTGGCCCTTTGGCGCCGAGCGTGTGCTGACGTGGTTTGATCAGGACATCAAGGTCAGGTAA